ATCCCAATAATGAACCGGAAATGATTCATAATTCCCATCATTATTTTTGAAATAGGCAAAAGTGACAGGGTCCATACTCTGATTGCCATCAAAATCCTTGGCATAAACCGTCACAGGTCTTTCGAATGAAGGATGGAGGTAATTGTTTGCACCCATGTTCCCGACGATATAATCCATATCCCCATCCCCATCAAAATCACCGGCAACAACACTGTTCCACCATCCCAAATGATTTTCCAGGCCAGTTTCTTGGACTTTTACAAATTTTCCATTTTGATATTTGAAAACCGTAATGGGCATCAATTCCCCAACAATCATGAGTTCCAGAATCCCGTCATTGTCCACATCAGTCCAAAGGGCATCTGTAACCATTCCCAGATCCTTCAGTTCAGGCAAAAACTCATCAGTTACATCCACCAATTCCCCATTAGTATTTTTCAATAAAAAGGAACGCTCAGGCAAAGGATATTGAGTAATGGGTGTTCTTCCCCCGACAAACAAATCCATATTACCGTCTCCATCAAAATCAGCCGCTCTCACTACTGTCCCACTGGCATTGATCTCGGGCATCTTATCCGGTGCATAGGTGAATTTCCCTTTTCCATCATTCAGGAATAACCTATCGGTGTAAAGCGGGGAACCAAGACTGAATTCATTGCTTCCCGATACCAAATAAAGATCCAAGTCCCCGTCATTATCTAGATCAAAAAGCACCATTCCCATCTCTTCGTATTTCATTTCATCCTCAGATCCAAAAAGTTCACCTTCTTCAAATTTGCCATCCTCCAGTTGAAAAAATACTTTTGCCCCAAAACCGGTAGCGCTGCCTACAATAAAATCTTCCAACCCATTTCCATTTAAATCTCCTACTGCTAGACTTGGTCCGAATTGGGTCAACTTATGCAACAATGTTCTCTGGACATTGTAATCAATTTTGTCCACTTCTTGATGCATGTAATTTATACCTAGGTCGGCGGATACTTCTTTCATTAATTTTGGTTGGTCCTTTGGAACCAATGGGAATCTTAAGGTGGATTTTTCAGTTAAAATAGCATCTTTCTCAGAAATGCTAACCAACTGGTTTATATTGACCTGATCCAGTTTTTGGTATTTCCCATCCTGCCACAATACTTCAAGAGAAATTGATTCTGCCTTATTACCCATTCCAAAATGTAATATTTCATCCAAGGAAGACATATAACCTCTTGATAACTGTTGTTCCTGATAAAGGAAACTGCCATCCGAAAATCTCACAACGACCTTTGCCCCTATTCCCATCGGATTGTTTTTAGGCCCTTCCAGTTTTACCCTTAGAAAATTGGGAATCTCTTTCTTTTGGTTGAGGGTGTTCTCAAAAATAAAAGCCTCATCATTGATATTGTTGACCACATAATCCAGATCTCCATCCCCATCCAAATCGGCAAAAACAGCCCCATTGGAAAATGAGGGTATATCAAGACCCCATTCTTCGGTAATGTCTTCAAAGGTAAGGTCTCCCTTATTTCTAAATCCATAATTCGGGATTCTCACAATGGGCAAAGAATCCAGCAATTGTCTTGTAGTGGCAATCCTTCCTACATCCACCCTATAATTGGCAAAGTCCTTGTCAGTAATATCCCTTGGAAAGCCATTTGTAATCATCAAGTCTCTTAAACCATCATTATCCACATCTGCAAATAAAGGTGCCCAACTCCAATCCGTCTGATAAACACCCGAGAGATGCCCTATTTCGCTGAAAGGGATGTCCGGGCCATTGCCCAGGTGCAGCATATTTCTGACGTGCTGATATTCATAACCCCAAGTTTCATTGTTGATATAGTTCTGGTAGAGATTTTTAGAAATAGTTGTCTTTTTTCTGTAATTCGTTTCTCCCAACATATCCAAGGTGATGATATCCAAAAATCCATCATTGTTGAAATCAGAAATATCACAGCCCATGGCAAACATACTTTGATGCCGGATATAGTCTTTGATTTTATTGGTAAAGGTCCCATCCCCATTATTGATGTAAAGAATATCATTGGTGATATAATCATTGCTGATATAAATGTCTGTCCAACCATCACCGTTTATATCACCTAAGGCTAAGCCCAATCCAAAGCCTTCGATCAAAATCCCGGCTTCCAAGGTCACATTGGAAAAAGTCCCGTCCCCATTATTTTTGTATAATTGATCGTTATTGATTGCTGACCCATCCACAATTTTCTGCCTGTAATTGATGGGTATGGTCTGGCTTTGTTCATTGTTCAATACATAGAGGTCCAAAAAACCATCTTTGTCAAAATCAAAAAAAACAGCTCCCATACCATTACCTGTATCTGCTATCCCGAATTCTTTTGCCAATTCTTTGAATACAGGAATCCCCTGTTCATTCAATCCTTGATTTACAAACAGCAAATTTGCTCTTCTTTCTTTTTCAGGATACATGGCTGCTGTCACATAGACATCCATCAATCCATCGCTGTTAACATCCACAATAGCAACCCCTGTACTCCAAGTTTCTGAGTCCCCAATTCCTGCTATTTCTGAAATGTCTTGGAACTTCAAGCCTCCTTGATTAAGGTATAACTTATTGCTCACCTGATTGCCTGTAAAGAATAAATCAGGTAATCCATCATTGTTGAAATCTGCCACTGCTACACCGCCACCATTGAAAATATATTCATCTGTGAGGATATTGAAGGTGTCTGTTTCAGTGATAGCATTATTAAATGTAATTCCTGTATGGGAACTTGGAACAGCATTGAATAGCTTTTGCTCTTTTTGTTTACAGGATGCCAAAAGAGAAATGCAAAACAATATAGAAACCAAATACTTCATGGATTTTAGGATTAGTGCTGGGAATGATTTAAAAATAAGAGGCTTTTTTGAAAAAAAATAGGAGAAGTCCTATTAGATAAGACTTCTCCTTAAATAAATGAATTCAAATATTAATAACCTGGGTTTTGCTGGATATTTCCTAAGCTTTGGTTAACCACAAATTCAGGGATTGGTAAGTATTCGTCTTTGCCGGTCCTGAAAGTTGCTCCTGCTAAGTGAGTTCTAATCTGGCTTTCTCTGGCAAGGAATTCTGACATTGTTGGACCAACAGTTCCCCATCTTACCAAATCATAGAATCTATGACCTTCCATGGCAAGTTCCAAATACCTTTCAAATCGAACAGCTTTTCTAGCCAAATCCTTATCAGACCATGGGGCTGTATACAATTCAATTTGGTAATTGGCCTCAGGTTGACCTGCAGCATTAGTCACTACAGTTGAAGCTTTTGCTCTGGCCCTTACTTCATTGACGTATTCCTGTGCTTTACTCAAACTTCCTATTTCTACCTCACATTCCGCTGCCATCAACAAAAGATCGGCATATCTCATGACAATTTGGTTTTTACCCAATTGACCTTGTCCCCAACTTCCGGGCACAAAGAATGGTCCAACCTCATCTCTCCACTGAATATGCTTGTTAGGCAACCATGGTCCACCGTTTGCAAGCTGTCTGATCCAAGTAGCTGCAGCTGGTCCATAGTCTTTATAGGTAACTCCAATTCTACCTACTGTATAATCCAACCTAGGATCTAATTCACCTCGGTCAGGAAAGTCAGTTGGATTTGATTCATGGTTTTTAACATTAACTTGGTTATAAGTATCCAAAAGCGGTAATCCGCTCGAAGTCCTGTAGGCATTTACCAAACTTTGGGCAGGCTGATAGAATCCGCAGCATCCAACAGGACCATCATTATGAGGATTTGTCAATTCCAATTCCACATTGGAATTGGCACCACCTGTTCCGTCACCGACAGTATATTGGATGGAGAAAATAATTTCCTTACCATTCTCAAATTGTCCTCTAAATACATTTTTAAAATCCGCTTCCAAACCATATTTTGTTCCGTTGCTGGTTGTTCCGTTGGCAATAATCTGGTCAAACAGTGCTTTGGCTTCTGTGTATTTGTTCTGGTACAAATAAGCTTTTGCAAGAAAAGCCATGGCAGTCCACTTATTTACCCTGCCGATTTGAGCCTGAGTATTTGGGAGGTTATCCATAGCATATTTCAAATCCTCTTCAATATTAGGATATATATCCACGGTATTCACGATGGACCTATATTGCTCAGTAGTAATTACAGTTTCATCTACATAAGCAACGTTCTTGTAATTCCTAGCTGCTTCGAAGTGAAGAAAACCCCTTATAAATCTCGCTTGAGCAAGAATGTTGGTTTTCCTGTCAGCAGGAATATCTTCGGTTGCATTTGCCAATCTAATGGTAATATTTGCCATACCGATACCATCATAGATTGCTCTCCATTTGTTGGTAGCGGATGGGCTTGAAGGTAATACCTCAAATCTTTCTACAGGGTTGATTTCAGTTGCCTGATCGAGTGCCTCTGAACCTTTATAGGCATCATCCGATCGTACACCGCCCCATAACCAGTTATTAGGACCTGTATACCATGCACCAATCTGTTTTCCCTGAAGTGCCCGATAAGCGACTAATAGAGATCCATTCACACCATTTTCATTGGCAAGCGCATTTTCGGATATGGAGCCCAACGGCGGCCTATCCAAGAATTCTTCGCTGCATGAGGAAATCACGCTTGATGCAGCTACGAAGAACATCAGAAAATATATTATTCTACTTTTCATAATTATCTTTTCTTTATTAATGATTTAATTAAAACCCTACGTTGATACCAACAATGAACGTTCTTGGGGCAGGTGTCCTAAATTGATCAACTCCCATTTGCAATTCACTGTTACCCAAGATTCCGATATCCGGATCCGGACCTGAGTAATTTGTAAATGTAAACACGTTCTGACCTTGAACATATATCCTTGCTCTGTACATTCCCAATCTTTCGATTTGTGCCATTGGGAAAGTATAACCTATCTGCATCTGTCTTACTCTTAAGAAAGATCCATCTTCTACGTACCATGAATTGGAAATAGCACCTGAGAAAGTATCATTTGCATTCAATATTGGCATACTTGCTCCTCTATTTTCCGGAGTCCAAGTATCATACAATACATCAGTATGGTAACCACCTTCAAATCCTCTTAGGTGCGTACTCCACTTGGTGTAATTATAGATTTGGTTGCCCTGATTCCAGAATAGGAATGTTTGGAAATCCCAATTTTTATAATTGAATCCAATGTCCATACCCATTTGGAATTTAGGAATTGGGTTTCCGATAAAGGTTTGGTCATCACCATCAATCACACCATCATTATTGATATCACGGATTTTCCAGGATCCGACTCTTTTATATGGCATATCAGCATGGGCAGTGACTTCTTCCTCGGTTTGGAATATACCATCTACCTGCCAACCCCAGAAGGATGCCAATGGACGACCTGCTTCAATTCTCTGAACATTTCCCAGACGACCTGCTCCAAACAACAAGAAGGAACTTCCTTCTGCGTCAATTTTAACTGCTTCGTTTCTGTAATGGGTAAATGTCATTCCAACATTGTAGCTCCAATCTTTACCCATTTTTCCTCTTGTGGACAAGGAACCATCAACACCTTTGTTTACCATGGTTCCAACATTTATTCTAGGCTGGCCTACATTTGGCTCCAAACCGTTTCTCTGACGCTCAACAAGCAAGTCATTGGTTGTATTGTTGAAATATTCAACTGTGAAATCCAATCTTCCTCCAAACATGGATCCATCAAGACCTACGTTGACCATTTCAGCTGCTTCCCATTTAGTACTTGGATTACCCACCACGCTAGGTCTGTACCCAATCTGGGGTAAGCCATTTGTACCTGCTATATCATAGGCTGTGCCATTCAAACTAGCACCAAAGAAAGAATAGGCGTTAGCTGCACTCACGTTTCTTTGGCTACCCATTTGGCCCCAACCCCCTCTTAGTTTCAATTCATCAAACATGGTAGCCGATTGCATAAATGATTCCTCAGAAATTCTCCATCCAAATCCAAATGCAGGGAAAACACCCACTCTGAAATCCGGTCCAAATACAGAGGCCTCATCTCTTCTTAAAGTAGCGCTGAATAAATATTTATCCATCAATTGGTATTCTGCTTTACCAAAAATAGAAGACAGTGTTCTTGGAGTTCCCGGAGCGCCACTATTTTGGGGAAGGTTTTTACCCGTATTAATTGACCTGAAATCAGGATCGTTGAAATCATAATCTACCCTGCTTGCACTTAAGAATCTTCCTTGTTCAAAAATTGCTTCTGTGGCACCGAACAATTTGATGACATGTTTGTCACCGATATTTAAATTGTACTGCAAACTGTTGGTCCATGTCCAAGAGGTGAATGAATTGAAATACTCGCTATAGGCATTGTTTCTAATTGGCTCTGCTTTCTCAGGAGTTATCCATGTAAAGTTGTACCCATTTCCATATCTCTGATCTATACCAAAAGAGGTTGATGCAGTTAGATTTTTTGTCAAATGGAGTTGTGCATATGCATTTCCAAATAGGGTAATGCCTCTAAACTTATTGTCTCTATTTCGGGGCAATACTGCATGCGCAGTCAAAGTCTGACCTGCACCTCCTATGGACGTTCCTGCAGGATTTCCATTAATATCTTGCAAAGGAATAAAAGGAGCAGCTCTTGTAGCCAAGTACCAAGGGTTCTGTCCTTCATTGTTAAAATCAAGTCCGCCTGAAAGGTTGTTTGGATCTGATGAAGAACCAAATTGATCAACAAATGCCAATTGGAAGTTTTCACCTATTGTAATCCATTTTTTAGGACTGAATCTGGTATTTGCTCTTAGGGTTGTCCTTTGAAGACCTGTCTCTCTGAAAACCCCATCAGAACTAAAATAATTTAGACCCATCGAATAGCTTCCCTTATCCGTACCACCAGTTGCGCCAATCTGATGCATGTGAATGATACCATTTTGAGCAGCATCCCTGTGCCAATCTGTTCCTGGGCTTGTTTCTGCAATTTGATAAGTGTTTTCAAAACTAAATGGATCCCAATTGTACCTATCAAAGTCAGGATTAGTTGCTTCTCCTGGTCTGGCATTGACATCCATATTGGATACTAAATATTGTGGTATACCATTTTGGAAGATTCTACTGTTGAATGGAATTCCTGCTCCTTCAGCTGCCCTAATAAGATGTTCTCTATATTCTTCAGTATTCAACATGGTTGGATAAACCCTGTTTGGTAGAGACTGGAAACCAACATAAGAATCATAAGTCAGGTTGGTTTTTCCTGAAGTACCTTGTCTTGTAGTCACCACAATAACTCCGTTTGCAGCCCTTGATCCATATATGGAGGCAGAAACCGGATCTTTAAGTACCTGAACTGATTCGATATCCTGAGGGTTGAGTGCATTGGCATTATCTGTTGGCACGCCGTCAATGACATAAAGCGGATCATTATTACCAAAAGAAGTAAAACCTCTGATCCTCACTTTTGCAGCTGCACCCGGTGCACCTGTACCTGAAACAGTTACACCTGCGGCCCTACCCTGAAGCATGTTACCAAGTGTAAAACTTGGTTGCTGTAAAGTTGTTTTGGTGTTTACCACTGAAACTGAACCGACAATATCTCTTTTTCTTTCAGAGGTATAACCGGTAACAATAACCTCATCCAATCCCAGTAGGGATTCCTCAAGGGTAACATTGATTTCACTCCTGTTTCCTACAACTTCTTCCCTGGATACATATCCAATAAAGGAGAAAACAAGGATGCTTTCATTTGAAGGTACATAGATGGAGTAATTTCCATCTATATCAGTTACGACCCCCGTGCCAGTTCCTTTTACAAGGACACTTACGCCAGGAATACCGTCGCTAAATTCATCAATAACCCTTCCGGTTACTGTCGTTTGAGCCAACACTGTCGCGCTGGAAAGAACTAAGAGTAATATGAATACACTTAGGCTTTTGTAAAATTTTTCCATAAACATAGATTGATTGGGTAATAATTATTAATCGATTTTTTGTTGCAATAATTTAATAAACTTTTGGTGCAAACGATTGCAGGTTCCTGCAAAATAATTGCAATAGTTTTTCTGAATCTGGGAACAAAATCCGGGAACTATTGCTGATTATACCTTGACATTTTTCATGTCTACCATTTGTGACTTTGATTTAAAAATCAAAGTGCTAAGTTTTTAGTGCTAAAACGATTTCATAGCAATTAAAAAAAATAGATTACTATACCATAGGCGATGAATTTTGGGTTATTATTTTAAATCTTCTTATACATATAAATTCGACCAAGCGAATATTATTTGGCAGAATAAGTGATTAATAAATTTATCAATTATAAATAAATTTAATTTGCTTTACAAGGTTGAAATATAAGTATAAATCAAAAAATCAAAAACTTTTTGTTAAAAATCATTAATCTATTCAAGTTTTTTTTCTGACCTGAAAAGTCCAATAAAATCTTGTTCCTCAAAATATGCTTTGAAATTGATATCCCTCAAGGCCCTTTCTCTAAGGTATTCACTTCGCTCAATTGATTTTGAAAGATTCTCAATCATCCCAATCTTATCCCCTGATAATGAAGCCACTAATGCCAATCCATAAAAACCGTATCCCGAACTTCTATCCACCTGTACACATTCTTCAAAAGATTCCAAAGCCATTCGATAGTCCTCTGTAAGAAAATAAGCCAATCCCTTATTAAAAAGATTTTCTTCATTTTCCTTTGCCCTGTTCAATCTGATAGTGGCCAACTTATAATCACCATTGATAATATCAAGTGCCCCTCTTACTCCTTCATTATAGGACAAAAACGAATCAGATTCATCCCGCTCCAATGCCGAAGCCTCTGAAACAGCAATATAGGCATCAAAATAATCTCCTCTCAGAATATAGGCCCTACCTATATTATGTAACGAAACCGAAGTGGTCTTGATCCTGTTGGCCTGCTTAAACATATTAATAGCGTTAGTGATCAATACATTCTTTTCCCTAACGTCTAGTTCCCTTTGAGCCCTGTTTAAATATACCACTCCTAGATTATTGAAAGCCAATTCCGAAGGATAAAGCTCTGTCAATTTTAAAAATATGGCTTCCTTTTCCTCCAATCTCTTTGCAGTCTGACCTGCAAAGATCAGGTGGTCCTGGGTCAATCCATCCAAAGGTTCCCCGTTATTGAGTAAGGCAAATACACTGGCTGAAATTTCCAGGTTATTGAATCGCGTGTCTTCCAATAATACTGAGACTTTGGCTGCATTGAGTTTTGGAAATAAATCCCTGGATATATTTCTGTAGGAATCCAACCTTTGCAATTCCTGAAGTTGAGATGAAAAATCCCGTTGATTCAATAAAACATTATAGACTGCTTCTTTTTGTACCGGGCTTATACCCTGATAATCACTCAAGAGCAAACGCAGGTCAAACCAATCCTCGGATCTAAAATCAGTTTCAATTTTTGCGCCTTTCAATAAGCCGCTTTCCTGCAACTGATCAGTTATAAACTCTGCTCTTTTTAAAGCTAAGCCTTTGATATTATCCTGGGCGGATGGAGAATTTAGTCCTGTTATGGTTACCCTGCTGATTTTTTTGCCTTTTTCTCCCAAAATAAAAAAATCCTTAACGGCGGTGGGCAACACCGGAGCTGACCGGACTGAACTTCCCGGTGAAAAAGGTATTGTAAATTCCCGACTGTCTAAGGATTTTTGATCTGAAAATTCTTTTTCCATATAAACCCCGATTTCTGGAATTGGCTGATCAGGAATTACTTGGCCTATTCTGGTAAGCAGCGGTGAAGTTTCCAATCCTGCAGCGAGGGTTTTGGAAGGAGACTGATAGACATTGTTTTTCTTTTCGACCAAACCTTTAATCACTAAATCCCCTCTTTCCATTCCAGGCAAATAGGGGAAAACAAAACTGTTATCTATTCTCGCAGAAATAAGATTCTGGGTATAAACTCCATCAAAAGGCACTATTTCTCCAAATCTAAGGGAACCCTCGCCATATAAATATTCAGGATACAATACAATCCGGACGTCTTTTTTCAAAAATTCCAATGGTATAGCCCCTTCAATCCTAAATCTTACCGAATCTCTGTGCAACTCTAAAATCTCAGGCTTGGCATAAACCCCTTCAAGCAAACTATCATAAATATTGATTTTGGGGCTACAAGAGCCGAAGACAAAAATCAGAATCAATAGAAGAAAATATTTTTCAGTAATTTTAAACATTTGGCATTCAATTAGATTATTGAAAATAAATTATTACTTTTAATTGTAAATTACAAACCAGCTATTATGAATGAGATTAAATTGTTTTTCGAGGAACGAGCTTTTGGGGTTTGTTCCAAATTGGGTGAGAAACTGCATTTTCCTATAGACAGTATCCGACTGTTTTTTATTTATAGTTCTTTTATTACACTTGGATCACCGATCATTGTTTATGTCAGCATGGCTATGTTGATGAAAGTTAGGAAATACTTGAGGAAAATGAACAATCCAATATTATTTGATTAAATTTTGCCGAAGGTTTTCTGTCCTCTGATAAAATAATCCCACAAAATGGATCTCTTCCTACGAATAGATATTTGTTCAGGCAATTTTGAAGCCAATACATGTTTATTCCCTGAATTTTTCATTTTGTGAAAAGCCAAATGAGCCTTGAGGACTTCTTTTGAATCTTGAATATTCCCATTTAGAAGAAAAGAAAGTGCAGCAATGGCATCCAATATCACACGGAAAAGATAGATTTTTATAAATCTCTTTTTCGAGGTATTTTTATGCAGCATCAAAAGATTATTCCTAAAGTTAAGATGTGTTTTGAAAGGATTGCTTCTTGATAAAGTTGCTCCTCCAACATGCCATACCTTTACACCTCCTAAATAGCCTATTTTATATCCCTTTGATCTGATGCGCCAGCAAATGTCGATTTCTTCCATATGGGCAAAAAATCTTGAATCAAAGCCTCCCACCTCATGAAAAACAGAGGCCCTGATGGCCATACAGGCACCTGATGCCCAATCCACCTGAATTTCGTTATTATATTGGCCTTCGTCTTTTTCTATAGTACTGAAAATTCTTCCCCTACAATACGGATATCCTAAACTATCTATAAAACCACCTCCTGCCCCTGCATAATCAAAAAAATCAGGGTTTTGAAAAGAAAGTATTTTAGGCTGTAACGCAGCATATTCACTCTTTCTATCCAGCCAATCAATCAGATCTTTATCCCAGCCAGGACTTACATCTACGTCGGAGTTTAGCAAAATGTAATATTCAAAACCTCCTTCAAGTTGGGACAAGGCCTTGTTGTACCCTCCGGTAAAACCGGAATTTTCAGAAAAACTCAACAACGTCAATCCGGGAAACTCCGATTTCACAAACTCCACAGAGCCATCATTACTGGCATTATCTGCGATAATGATTTCGAACTGAGAATGGCTTATAACAGAAGGGAGAAATTTGCGGAGCATTTCTTTTCCGTTGTAATTTAATATGACAACAGCTGCCTTCTGCATCAAAACATATTTCCGAAGTCCATTCCCGGAATATTTGGCATCATACCATCAGTGGCAGACTTCAGTTCCTCTTTGATCTTTACCTCAATTTGCTCCAGTGCTTTATTGGTGGCAGCCACAATAAGATCACTCAACATTTCTTTATCCGACAGATTGACAATAGAATCATCCATTTCAATGGAAATCACATTTCTGTTTCCATTCACGGTTACCTTCACCATACCTGCACCGGATTCACCCTCAGCTTTGAGATAAACGAGTTTTGACTGGGCATCCTTGATTTTGGCCTGTGCCTCTTTTACTTTATTCATGATACTCATTATATCAAACATATCATCATCTTTAGTTTGGTGCAAATATAAAGGATTTCATTTCAGTATATAGTTTTGATTATACTTGGGTTTTGATCTGTCGATTGATTTATATCAAAACTATATTTTATTTATAGAAATTATTAACAAATTTTATATATATTATGAAACATTTTTCAGTCAATTCCGATTCTTTGACTAATCCTGTAAACTTCTAACTAAGATATTTATGAAACTCGTCGAAAAAATAACCAAAGAACAAATCCTTGATTTAAAATTTTGTAAAAAAGAAGTTTTGGAAGATGACATGGCCAGGAGAAAAAGAAATTTTGATTTGATGCGGGCACAGGCTTTGGGTAATCTTCTTAGGAGTAAAGTAAATATCACTTTCGAAACTGCCGATGAAAAAGTCTATCAGGTCAATACCACCGTTTGGGCAGTAGGCAATCAGTTTGTTTCTTTAAAATGCAATACCTATATCCCCATCAATGCTATCCTTGAGGTCGATTGACACTATTAATACGGGACAAGATCCAATTTATACAAACCTTTTTATCAACTCATCAAGCAACATGGATTCCTGAACTCCTGTTTTTAGGTTTTTTAGGCTAATTGATCCTTCGTTGATTTCATTATCCCCCAAAATGATTACAAAAGGAATTTCCTTTTTATCGGCATAGGTGAACTGCTTTTTGATTTTTGCCATTTCCGGATAAAGTTCCGAAGAAACACCATTGTTTCTCAAGGCATTCAAAACTTTAAGTCCGTATTCA
This window of the Aquiflexum balticum DSM 16537 genome carries:
- a CDS encoding RagB/SusD family nutrient uptake outer membrane protein, which gives rise to MKSRIIYFLMFFVAASSVISSCSEEFLDRPPLGSISENALANENGVNGSLLVAYRALQGKQIGAWYTGPNNWLWGGVRSDDAYKGSEALDQATEINPVERFEVLPSSPSATNKWRAIYDGIGMANITIRLANATEDIPADRKTNILAQARFIRGFLHFEAARNYKNVAYVDETVITTEQYRSIVNTVDIYPNIEEDLKYAMDNLPNTQAQIGRVNKWTAMAFLAKAYLYQNKYTEAKALFDQIIANGTTSNGTKYGLEADFKNVFRGQFENGKEIIFSIQYTVGDGTGGANSNVELELTNPHNDGPVGCCGFYQPAQSLVNAYRTSSGLPLLDTYNQVNVKNHESNPTDFPDRGELDPRLDYTVGRIGVTYKDYGPAAATWIRQLANGGPWLPNKHIQWRDEVGPFFVPGSWGQGQLGKNQIVMRYADLLLMAAECEVEIGSLSKAQEYVNEVRARAKASTVVTNAAGQPEANYQIELYTAPWSDKDLARKAVRFERYLELAMEGHRFYDLVRWGTVGPTMSEFLARESQIRTHLAGATFRTGKDEYLPIPEFVVNQSLGNIQQNPGY
- a CDS encoding FG-GAP-like repeat-containing protein, with protein sequence MKYLVSILFCISLLASCKQKEQKLFNAVPSSHTGITFNNAITETDTFNILTDEYIFNGGGVAVADFNNDGLPDLFFTGNQVSNKLYLNQGGLKFQDISEIAGIGDSETWSTGVAIVDVNSDGLMDVYVTAAMYPEKERRANLLFVNQGLNEQGIPVFKELAKEFGIADTGNGMGAVFFDFDKDGFLDLYVLNNEQSQTIPINYRQKIVDGSAINNDQLYKNNGDGTFSNVTLEAGILIEGFGLGLALGDINGDGWTDIYISNDYITNDILYINNGDGTFTNKIKDYIRHQSMFAMGCDISDFNNDGFLDIITLDMLGETNYRKKTTISKNLYQNYINNETWGYEYQHVRNMLHLGNGPDIPFSEIGHLSGVYQTDWSWAPLFADVDNDGLRDLMITNGFPRDITDKDFANYRVDVGRIATTRQLLDSLPIVRIPNYGFRNKGDLTFEDITEEWGLDIPSFSNGAVFADLDGDGDLDYVVNNINDEAFIFENTLNQKKEIPNFLRVKLEGPKNNPMGIGAKVVVRFSDGSFLYQEQQLSRGYMSSLDEILHFGMGNKAESISLEVLWQDGKYQKLDQVNINQLVSISEKDAILTEKSTLRFPLVPKDQPKLMKEVSADLGINYMHQEVDKIDYNVQRTLLHKLTQFGPSLAVGDLNGNGLEDFIVGSATGFGAKVFFQLEDGKFEEGELFGSEDEMKYEEMGMVLFDLDNDGDLDLYLVSGSNEFSLGSPLYTDRLFLNDGKGKFTYAPDKMPEINASGTVVRAADFDGDGNMDLFVGGRTPITQYPLPERSFLLKNTNGELVDVTDEFLPELKDLGMVTDALWTDVDNDGILELMIVGELMPITVFKYQNGKFVKVQETGLENHLGWWNSVVAGDFDGDGDMDYIVGNMGANNYLHPSFERPVTVYAKDFDGNQSMDPVTFAYFKNNDGNYESFPVHYWDDLYGQSILFRRKFAGYKYYGMATEKSLFSAEELEDAFILKGNYDRSSYVENLGNGKFQIHELPLMAQFAPVNGMVVDDVNGDGNLDVLMVGNDYGNEVFPGRNDAFNGLVLFGNGKGGFEAIRSYESGFVVPGDAKSMAILAGVEGKPLYLSTQNRGKLLIHQPNIQNENRSFIPPKGIHSVLIEFENGKTQKIEIFNRSGFYSNSGKSIIIPENTFSLKGVDYKGSVVDLEF
- a CDS encoding SusC/RagA family TonB-linked outer membrane protein, encoding MEKFYKSLSVFILLLVLSSATVLAQTTVTGRVIDEFSDGIPGVSVLVKGTGTGVVTDIDGNYSIYVPSNESILVFSFIGYVSREEVVGNRSEINVTLEESLLGLDEVIVTGYTSERKRDIVGSVSVVNTKTTLQQPSFTLGNMLQGRAAGVTVSGTGAPGAAAKVRIRGFTSFGNNDPLYVIDGVPTDNANALNPQDIESVQVLKDPVSASIYGSRAANGVIVVTTRQGTSGKTNLTYDSYVGFQSLPNRVYPTMLNTEEYREHLIRAAEGAGIPFNSRIFQNGIPQYLVSNMDVNARPGEATNPDFDRYNWDPFSFENTYQIAETSPGTDWHRDAAQNGIIHMHQIGATGGTDKGSYSMGLNYFSSDGVFRETGLQRTTLRANTRFSPKKWITIGENFQLAFVDQFGSSSDPNNLSGGLDFNNEGQNPWYLATRAAPFIPLQDINGNPAGTSIGGAGQTLTAHAVLPRNRDNKFRGITLFGNAYAQLHLTKNLTASTSFGIDQRYGNGYNFTWITPEKAEPIRNNAYSEYFNSFTSWTWTNSLQYNLNIGDKHVIKLFGATEAIFEQGRFLSASRVDYDFNDPDFRSINTGKNLPQNSGAPGTPRTLSSIFGKAEYQLMDKYLFSATLRRDEASVFGPDFRVGVFPAFGFGWRISEESFMQSATMFDELKLRGGWGQMGSQRNVSAANAYSFFGASLNGTAYDIAGTNGLPQIGYRPSVVGNPSTKWEAAEMVNVGLDGSMFGGRLDFTVEYFNNTTNDLLVERQRNGLEPNVGQPRINVGTMVNKGVDGSLSTRGKMGKDWSYNVGMTFTHYRNEAVKIDAEGSSFLLFGAGRLGNVQRIEAGRPLASFWGWQVDGIFQTEEEVTAHADMPYKRVGSWKIRDINNDGVIDGDDQTFIGNPIPKFQMGMDIGFNYKNWDFQTFLFWNQGNQIYNYTKWSTHLRGFEGGYHTDVLYDTWTPENRGASMPILNANDTFSGAISNSWYVEDGSFLRVRQMQIGYTFPMAQIERLGMYRARIYVQGQNVFTFTNYSGPDPDIGILGNSELQMGVDQFRTPAPRTFIVGINVGF